From the genome of Spinacia oleracea cultivar Varoflay chromosome 2, BTI_SOV_V1, whole genome shotgun sequence, one region includes:
- the LOC130467425 gene encoding uncharacterized protein — MQGCATLPRPGCSGKYARVARPSPGSGAPPKGGVNYPRFHGKGRGKGKGSRMRFGTWNIGSLTGRLVEVVEVMRRRRINILCLQETKWVGNKAREIAPWGYKLCDVSRKSDRIMSIKLVIGDEVVTIVSAYAPQVGLDASTRQEFWEDLEEVVQRVPRSEKLIIGGDLNGHVGSSRDGFESIHGGFGYGERNEAGNAILDFALAYDLGIMNTWFEKRDSHLVTYRSGDNTSQIDFFLVRNALRQCYTNCKKLYKEEKTTSGA; from the exons ATGCAAGGGTGCGCTACACTTCCTAGGCCCGGGTGTAGTGGAAAATATGCAAGGGTTGCTAGGCCGTCGCCCGGAAGCGGCGCGCCACCCAAGGGTGGTGTTAACTATCCAAGGTTTCATGGTAAGGGGAGAGGTAAGGGTAAGGGTAGTAGGATGCGGTTTGGGACTTGGAACATTGGTTCTTTGACAGGGAGATTAGTCGAAGTAGTAGAGGTTATGAGAAGGAGGAGAATTAACATATTATGTTTGCAGGAGACTAAGTGGGTTGGAAACAAGGCAAGAGAAATAGCTCCATGGGGTTATAAGCTTTG TGACGTGTCCCGAAAGAGTGATCGAATTATGAGTATTAAGCTTGTGATAGGGGATGAAGTTGTAACTATTGTGAGTGCCTATGCACCACAAGTAGGACTAGATGCTTCAACTAGACAAGAATTTTGGGAGGATTTAGAAGAAGTGGTGCAACGTGTCCCTAGAAGTGAGAAACTGATCATTGGTGGGGATCTCAACGGACATGTAGGCTCGAGTCGTGATGGGTTTGAAAGCATTCATGGTGGTTTTGGGTATGGGGAGCGGAATGAAGCGGGAAACGctattttggattttgcattGGCATATGACTTGGGAATAATGAACACTTGGTTTGAGAAAAGAGACTCTCATCTAGTAACCTATAGGAGTGGAGATAATACGAGTCAGATTGACTTCTTTTTAGTAAGGAATGCTTTGAGACAGTGCTACACCAATTGTAAG AAGTTATATAAGGAGGAGAAGACCACTAGTGGAGCCTAG